The following are encoded in a window of Roseimaritima ulvae genomic DNA:
- a CDS encoding class I SAM-dependent methyltransferase: MKTTVSNPKNQSTNRLRRHLRHSPSQQLVGRQVADSPASLTALLDEVYEVLSAPGADTVQVESGVDSLFRGLRSIRNEVSASQWQDMIQVGRQHALCGLVHQDPFTSRAFNKPRGYAGDAVMMDYIYGREEHWPQPPATPLGQSIFNYTSAAPASAGVRERRCFIADLLDDSGRQRPGQHVLAVAAGHLREAGLSSAIRRGMFDRFLAMDADAESLDVIAAEYGGYGVEPVAANVRRLLTGRLELGTFDLIYTTGLYDYLADSTARRLTANLFQALRPGGRLVVANFLPEIRDVGYMEMYMDWHLIYRSRGDMLTLADDLLQSSVEEIRVIAERNENVVIMELVKR, from the coding sequence ATGAAAACGACTGTTTCCAATCCTAAAAACCAATCGACCAATCGCCTTCGTCGACATTTGCGGCACTCGCCTTCGCAGCAGCTTGTGGGTCGGCAGGTCGCGGACTCGCCAGCGTCGTTGACGGCGTTGTTGGACGAGGTTTATGAGGTGTTAAGCGCACCGGGGGCCGACACGGTGCAGGTGGAGTCCGGCGTGGACAGCTTGTTTCGTGGGCTCCGCTCGATTCGCAACGAGGTCTCCGCATCACAATGGCAGGACATGATCCAGGTTGGCCGCCAGCACGCGCTGTGTGGGTTGGTGCATCAGGATCCGTTTACCTCTCGGGCTTTTAACAAGCCTCGTGGATACGCCGGCGACGCGGTGATGATGGACTATATCTACGGACGCGAGGAACATTGGCCGCAACCTCCAGCGACGCCGCTGGGGCAATCGATTTTTAACTACACCAGTGCCGCACCGGCCTCGGCGGGCGTCCGCGAGCGGCGGTGCTTCATCGCCGATTTGTTGGACGATTCTGGCCGGCAGCGGCCCGGTCAGCACGTGTTGGCGGTGGCCGCTGGGCATCTTCGCGAAGCCGGATTGTCGTCGGCGATCCGACGCGGCATGTTTGATCGGTTTCTGGCGATGGACGCGGATGCAGAAAGCCTGGACGTGATCGCGGCTGAATACGGAGGCTATGGCGTCGAGCCGGTGGCGGCCAATGTGCGACGCCTGCTGACCGGCCGCCTGGAACTGGGCACCTTTGATTTGATCTACACCACCGGCCTATACGACTATTTGGCCGATTCCACCGCTCGGCGGTTAACGGCCAATTTGTTCCAGGCCTTGCGTCCGGGCGGACGGTTGGTGGTCGCCAATTTCCTACCCGAGATTCGCGACGTGGGCTACATGGAAATGTATATGGATTGGCATCTGATCTATCGCAGCCGGGGCGATATGCTGACCTTGGCCGACGACCTGTTGCAGTCCAGTGTCGAAGAGATTCGCGTGATCGCCGAACGCAATGAAAACGTGGTGATCATGGAACTGGTCAAGCGTTAA
- a CDS encoding ATP-binding protein: MPVTDAPFELRGYRITSAAQRRGLLTICSLESTPEGRAFLAESLQASDCSPRLFERVRSSWRNQQGEQPLGCVKQVELQESDQRLTRVMAPAEGAALETQIFSRRFAVDDTLQTAISLVTCLVDWHRLKRIHGRLCGQSIYRDDHNRVELQAAAVDGLSPAPDFLSLDVADVVFHSPETSGSLKREIGPASDLYSVGVVLYGMLTGRPPLQAVNASHYLDRQLCVEAPRLRESDVAASQALDDIVARLLRRDPRDRYQTAAALLDDLQRVRTAEQQSPGSAAFAIGTQDIREKLTEATLVGRDSQLQTVQRSAEQVRAGAARFHVISGDELIGRRNFLDELSLRLRAQGLAVFRGGGWASNQPRPLQSLEAIIAGIAERCEQEAQFGARLADSMQLHTQTLSSLFPALAGSWPASQTSSGPDAYGTQRAEQALEALFLALSRETGGVALLFDNLEQADPLTRAVLASLADRVGQQQAGHLLCVVSQQSTDSPLIEAGSVSLHLGPLSAAALSLHLESTAGQLSESVKQMIVDASEGSPARASAILGRMIENGTVRPGVQGWQGSASLAEALRGDESIAELLQRQVEGLTPQATHLLASAAVLGRHFELRSLTYVAEVQYLDALEVATDALSRGLIWRDARPDGFQFAHDQIHEQLCETLDADEQKRLHLRAARYIEQQDADNVFALARHYHLAGQREQALHWSLAAADEARQKYDLPVALDQLEIAKRSVDLTDRQCGLRIAAGLGEIHLLTGRYDEAEACLHVALLMAEEPLQAANIQQQIGELAFKRGRFAEAAVDFERALASLGICVPYTTGGMLMFLLWQVARQGLHSLLPTRWIARRGSLGAIDRLRLQVLSRLSRVYWFSRNRLWTLGNHLRSLNVAETFEQSESLAAVYSEHGPVMSLLCWYGRAHRFLDQSYAIREARGDAWGRGQTTHYRSVVLLAECRFEDAIAATKKAVQLLRQTGDVWEMNMARYQGANALYRLGRLTEATEMAAEMFYSGRKIGDLQATGISLDVWARSSPQTLPLEIVEEEASRDRPDSQSHAQTQLAYAVKLLHHQRLEEGIEVLQGAIERSRKSGHQNTYISPCYAWLATAQRLRLEATEHRDGRRLQSRLQAARQSARKALRIAKHFPADLAHAYREQAILEAIAGHLRRSRRAAHASLNAARRYHQPLDELEALRLLSTLQSQHPRPHGGLSKSLQHRLEQLESKFSPHSPVDPEFESGSSNLSLADRFVTVLQFGRRIAQALSADVVFSETSEAARRLLRGQHIHFISVRHGADPIVLGPHRVSRGDEGIQQRIDRDRSLILSALQRETATCRERGDDSSSSTTAIARAPAANTLAASTSGLAAPIAVRGEIVAVLLATHDELGDLFGDDELRIANFVCTLAGAALENADGFLQLQQMNETLEQRVRERTQAAEDRAGQLADSNRQLRRTEEQLRDAIAKANAASEAKSRFLATMSHEIRTPLNGILGMSRLAQQAPAGDRQEGYLATLEESGQSLLTLINDLLDFSKLEAGKVELERIAIDPEQLLGEVSRLMSASAWHRNVQLSYTIDPDLPPAFWGDPARLRQILINLVGNAIKFTEQGTISISARAVTPLRPTVAIGSSTPQRPAKPACQGIPGNVFPHELWIAVQDTGIGIPADKQERIFESFSQADSSTTRRYGGTGLGLAICRELAAVMGGWIDLHSQVGVGSTFTLRLPLQPAEESEPVAPPAPPTIQLPPPPAVNARRPTDPNQRTNPDKPAHAATPTADESPTADDSLTAARSATRILVAEDGLINQEVIIGILQMQGYQVLLANDGLEAVERSQTAAIDLCLMDVDMPNLDGIEATKRIRQHEAEGARLPIIAMTAHSSQQIGTACREAGMDAHLSKPIQPDALFAAIERFTTQTPAVASIREDFDFQPAHDAQNRI, translated from the coding sequence ATGCCCGTCACCGACGCGCCTTTCGAGCTGCGTGGATATCGCATCACCTCTGCCGCTCAGCGGCGTGGCCTGCTGACGATCTGCTCGCTCGAATCGACGCCAGAGGGACGGGCCTTCCTCGCCGAGTCGCTGCAGGCCTCAGACTGCTCGCCCCGATTGTTCGAACGGGTTCGCAGTAGTTGGCGGAACCAGCAGGGTGAGCAACCGCTGGGCTGTGTGAAACAGGTTGAATTGCAGGAAAGCGATCAGCGTTTGACGCGGGTCATGGCGCCGGCCGAGGGCGCGGCCTTGGAGACGCAGATCTTTTCCCGCCGGTTTGCTGTCGACGATACGCTCCAGACCGCCATTTCGTTGGTGACCTGCCTAGTCGACTGGCATCGGCTGAAACGGATTCATGGTCGACTGTGTGGCCAGAGTATCTATCGTGACGATCACAATCGGGTGGAATTACAAGCGGCGGCTGTCGACGGCTTGTCGCCTGCGCCTGACTTTTTGTCACTGGATGTGGCGGACGTCGTGTTTCATTCGCCCGAGACCAGCGGCTCGTTAAAACGTGAGATCGGTCCGGCATCGGACCTGTATTCCGTGGGTGTGGTGCTGTACGGGATGTTGACCGGCCGTCCACCGCTGCAGGCCGTCAATGCCAGCCATTATCTCGATCGTCAACTGTGTGTCGAAGCGCCGCGACTGCGGGAGAGCGATGTGGCGGCATCGCAAGCGCTCGACGATATTGTGGCTCGCCTGCTGCGACGTGATCCCCGCGATCGTTATCAGACCGCCGCCGCCTTGCTGGACGATCTGCAACGGGTGCGAACGGCCGAGCAGCAGTCGCCCGGCAGCGCCGCATTTGCGATTGGTACTCAGGACATTCGTGAGAAGCTGACCGAAGCGACCCTGGTGGGCCGTGACAGCCAGTTGCAGACCGTGCAGCGATCGGCAGAACAGGTTCGCGCCGGTGCGGCGAGGTTTCATGTGATCAGCGGCGACGAACTGATCGGTCGCCGCAACTTTTTGGACGAATTGTCCCTGCGGCTGCGGGCACAAGGACTGGCGGTGTTTCGCGGTGGCGGCTGGGCATCGAACCAGCCTCGCCCCCTGCAGTCGCTCGAAGCGATCATCGCTGGCATCGCCGAGCGATGCGAACAGGAAGCTCAATTCGGCGCCCGGCTGGCCGATAGTATGCAGCTCCATACCCAAACACTGTCCAGCCTGTTCCCCGCGCTGGCCGGTTCCTGGCCCGCCTCGCAAACTTCGTCCGGCCCCGACGCCTACGGTACGCAGCGGGCCGAGCAAGCCTTGGAAGCGTTGTTTCTGGCTTTGTCCCGCGAGACCGGCGGTGTGGCTTTGCTGTTTGACAATCTGGAGCAGGCCGATCCGTTGACGCGAGCGGTGCTGGCATCCTTGGCCGATCGGGTCGGACAGCAACAGGCCGGACATCTGCTGTGCGTGGTTAGCCAACAATCTACCGATTCCCCACTGATCGAAGCAGGCAGCGTCTCGCTGCATCTGGGTCCGCTATCCGCTGCCGCGTTGAGTCTGCATTTAGAATCGACCGCGGGCCAACTTTCCGAATCCGTCAAACAGATGATCGTCGACGCCTCCGAAGGCAGTCCAGCCCGAGCTTCGGCAATCCTTGGCCGGATGATCGAAAACGGAACCGTTCGCCCCGGCGTCCAGGGCTGGCAGGGTTCGGCCTCGCTGGCGGAAGCTTTGCGAGGCGATGAGTCGATCGCCGAACTGCTGCAGCGGCAAGTCGAGGGATTGACGCCCCAGGCCACCCACCTGCTGGCAAGTGCCGCCGTGCTGGGACGCCACTTCGAACTGCGCAGTTTGACCTACGTGGCCGAGGTGCAGTACCTCGATGCGTTGGAGGTCGCCACCGACGCACTGTCGCGGGGATTGATCTGGCGGGACGCTCGGCCGGACGGATTTCAATTCGCTCACGACCAGATCCACGAACAGTTGTGCGAAACGCTCGACGCCGACGAGCAAAAACGGCTACACCTTCGCGCGGCCCGCTACATCGAACAGCAGGACGCCGACAATGTGTTTGCGTTAGCGCGGCATTATCACCTCGCCGGCCAGCGCGAGCAGGCGCTGCATTGGTCCCTGGCGGCCGCCGATGAAGCGCGACAGAAGTACGATTTGCCCGTCGCCCTCGATCAATTGGAAATCGCCAAACGCTCGGTCGACCTGACCGACCGCCAATGCGGCTTGCGGATCGCCGCGGGGCTGGGCGAAATCCACTTGCTGACCGGTCGCTACGACGAGGCCGAAGCCTGCCTGCACGTGGCCCTGCTGATGGCCGAGGAGCCTCTGCAGGCGGCCAACATCCAACAGCAAATTGGCGAGTTGGCCTTTAAACGCGGCCGTTTCGCAGAAGCGGCCGTCGATTTTGAACGTGCCCTGGCCAGCCTCGGTATCTGTGTGCCCTACACCACCGGCGGCATGCTGATGTTCTTGCTCTGGCAAGTCGCCCGGCAAGGTCTGCACAGCTTGCTGCCGACCCGTTGGATCGCCCGCCGCGGTTCGCTGGGCGCCATCGACCGACTGCGACTGCAGGTACTCAGCCGCCTGTCGCGAGTGTATTGGTTCAGCCGCAATCGACTGTGGACGCTAGGCAATCACCTCCGCTCGCTGAACGTCGCCGAAACCTTTGAGCAGAGCGAAAGTCTGGCGGCGGTGTACAGCGAACATGGGCCGGTGATGAGCCTGCTGTGTTGGTATGGCCGCGCCCATCGCTTCCTCGATCAATCGTATGCGATCCGCGAGGCCCGCGGCGACGCCTGGGGCCGCGGACAAACAACGCACTACCGCAGCGTGGTGCTGTTGGCCGAATGTCGTTTCGAAGACGCCATCGCGGCCACCAAAAAAGCCGTGCAACTGTTGCGTCAGACCGGCGACGTGTGGGAAATGAACATGGCCCGCTACCAGGGCGCCAATGCCCTGTACCGTCTCGGCCGTTTGACCGAGGCCACCGAGATGGCAGCGGAGATGTTTTACTCAGGACGCAAAATCGGCGACCTGCAGGCGACCGGTATCAGTCTAGATGTGTGGGCCCGCTCCAGCCCCCAAACACTGCCTTTGGAGATCGTCGAAGAGGAAGCCTCCCGCGATCGCCCGGACTCGCAAAGCCACGCACAAACCCAGCTGGCTTATGCCGTCAAATTGCTGCACCACCAACGCCTGGAAGAGGGCATCGAAGTGCTGCAGGGGGCGATCGAGCGGAGCCGCAAATCGGGCCACCAAAACACCTACATCAGTCCCTGCTACGCGTGGTTGGCCACGGCCCAGCGGCTCAGGCTGGAAGCCACCGAGCACCGCGATGGTCGGCGTCTGCAGAGCCGATTGCAGGCCGCCCGGCAAAGCGCCCGCAAGGCGCTGCGGATCGCTAAACATTTCCCGGCCGACCTCGCCCACGCCTACCGCGAACAAGCCATTTTGGAAGCCATTGCGGGGCACCTCCGCCGCAGTCGCCGGGCCGCCCACGCCAGCTTGAACGCCGCCCGCCGCTACCACCAACCGCTCGACGAACTCGAAGCCCTACGGCTGCTCAGCACGCTGCAAAGCCAGCATCCGCGACCACACGGCGGCCTTTCGAAATCGCTGCAGCACCGGCTGGAACAATTGGAATCCAAGTTCTCGCCGCACAGCCCGGTCGACCCGGAATTCGAATCTGGCAGCTCCAATTTGTCGCTGGCCGATCGGTTCGTCACCGTGCTGCAATTCGGACGGCGGATTGCCCAAGCACTGTCAGCCGACGTCGTGTTCAGCGAAACCAGCGAAGCGGCCCGTCGGTTGCTGCGGGGCCAACACATCCACTTCATTTCCGTCCGCCACGGCGCCGACCCGATCGTGCTCGGCCCCCACCGCGTCTCGCGAGGCGATGAAGGGATTCAGCAACGCATCGATCGGGACCGATCGCTGATCCTGTCAGCCTTGCAACGCGAAACGGCGACCTGCCGCGAACGCGGTGATGACTCCTCGAGCTCCACGACCGCCATCGCTCGCGCCCCCGCCGCCAACACGCTCGCCGCGTCGACCAGCGGCCTGGCGGCGCCGATCGCCGTCCGCGGTGAAATCGTTGCCGTGCTGCTGGCCACCCACGATGAATTGGGCGATCTGTTTGGCGACGATGAACTGCGGATCGCAAATTTTGTCTGCACCCTGGCCGGAGCCGCTCTGGAAAATGCCGACGGCTTCCTGCAACTGCAGCAGATGAACGAAACGCTCGAACAACGCGTCCGCGAACGCACCCAAGCCGCCGAGGATCGCGCCGGACAACTGGCCGACAGCAACCGTCAACTCCGCCGCACCGAGGAACAACTCCGTGATGCGATCGCCAAAGCCAACGCAGCCAGTGAAGCCAAAAGCCGTTTTCTGGCGACTATGAGCCACGAGATTCGCACGCCCCTGAACGGCATCCTGGGGATGTCCCGACTGGCCCAACAAGCCCCCGCCGGCGATCGCCAAGAAGGCTATCTGGCTACCTTGGAAGAAAGCGGACAGTCGCTGCTGACTTTGATCAACGACCTACTGGACTTCTCCAAATTAGAAGCCGGCAAGGTCGAACTGGAGCGGATCGCCATCGATCCCGAACAATTGTTGGGAGAGGTCAGCCGACTGATGTCCGCTTCCGCTTGGCACCGTAATGTCCAGCTGAGCTACACCATCGATCCCGACCTGCCGCCCGCTTTTTGGGGCGACCCGGCACGGTTGCGACAGATCCTCATCAACCTGGTCGGCAACGCCATCAAGTTCACCGAACAGGGCACGATCAGCATCAGCGCTCGCGCCGTGACACCGCTGCGGCCGACCGTGGCGATCGGCTCATCCACGCCGCAGCGGCCCGCCAAACCGGCTTGCCAAGGCATCCCCGGCAACGTCTTCCCCCACGAACTGTGGATCGCCGTACAAGACACAGGCATCGGCATCCCCGCAGACAAGCAGGAAAGAATCTTCGAGTCCTTCTCGCAGGCCGACAGCAGCACCACGCGGCGCTATGGAGGCACCGGACTGGGGCTGGCCATCTGCCGTGAACTGGCCGCCGTCATGGGCGGCTGGATCGATCTGCACAGTCAGGTCGGCGTCGGCAGCACCTTCACGCTGCGGTTGCCCCTGCAGCCCGCCGAAGAATCCGAACCGGTCGCGCCGCCGGCACCGCCCACGATCCAGCTGCCGCCACCGCCAGCCGTCAACGCCCGTCGGCCGACCGACCCAAACCAACGGACAAACCCAGACAAGCCCGCCCACGCCGCGACGCCGACGGCGGACGAAAGCCCAACGGCGGACGACAGCCTTACAGCGGCCCGTTCCGCCACCCGCATCCTGGTCGCCGAAGATGGTTTGATCAACCAGGAAGTCATCATCGGGATCCTGCAGATGCAGGGCTACCAAGTGCTGTTGGCCAACGATGGACTGGAGGCGGTCGAGCGATCCCAAACGGCCGCGATCGACCTGTGTTTGATGGACGTCGACATGCCCAATCTGGATGGCATTGAAGCCACCAAACGAATTCGTCAGCACGAAGCCGAGGGCGCGCGGCTGCCGATCATCGCGATGACCGCCCATAGCAGCCAACAGATCGGTACGGCTTGCCGCGAAGCCGGTATGGATGCCCACCTCTCCAAACCGATCCAACCCGACGCCCTGTTCGCAGCCATCGAACGTTTTACGACGCAGACCCCGGCGGTGGCATCAATCCGTGAGGACTTCGATTTCCAGCCGGCCCATGACGCCCAGAATCGGATTTAA
- a CDS encoding transglutaminase domain-containing protein — protein MADRHTNPLVDTLSGSGEGMDDPAEVPPQPAQDAVADADTAVAKFTPPAAGDALSVPWQTWDAYYIGDQHIGFAHVRATAEADGGRRYQLRDQMTLRRGATKLTHQVTQDSLEDAAGQLQSFTATLHNGPAVTRVEGTRRDDKLVIELTRGNEHTTQQLPWKSHYHGLLGVQQSLRRDPLLPGQRRRIEALLPVQYQIGEFQLQATGKVSIPMLDGDSQMLTEIRSRLQLGPAGSVDTYLWIDDAGETLKTYTPALNLTAYRTDQATATAAVSADRDLLSLASIQLQGEARLADPLDVQQVRFRLTATTPSGTAMPAELPELSAAVGQRVETVADPPSLHVLVRSGLDTEAAVAAVGPQDLAANPLIDFNDRGIAAIVKALAVNPTESPRDTVLQTVGFVHEFIQNKDFSRGFAAASEVALDPGGDCTEHAVLLAAILRSRKIPTRVVAGLTYVPTASGAEMMYHMWNVAYVDDGWLPIDATLGTIAPASRIALVTSDLSSGNEYECLNPILGVMGRLEIEVLTD, from the coding sequence GTGGCGGATCGCCATACCAATCCGCTGGTCGATACGCTAAGCGGAAGCGGCGAGGGGATGGACGATCCCGCAGAAGTACCACCACAGCCCGCCCAGGACGCCGTTGCCGACGCTGACACCGCCGTAGCGAAGTTCACCCCGCCTGCCGCCGGCGACGCGCTGTCGGTGCCTTGGCAGACCTGGGATGCCTATTACATCGGCGACCAACACATCGGCTTTGCCCACGTCCGAGCCACCGCCGAGGCCGATGGCGGAAGACGCTACCAACTGCGGGATCAGATGACCTTGCGGCGGGGCGCGACCAAGTTGACGCATCAGGTCACGCAGGACAGTCTCGAAGACGCCGCCGGACAGTTGCAATCCTTTACCGCTACCCTGCATAACGGTCCGGCCGTGACCCGAGTCGAAGGCACTCGCCGCGACGACAAGTTGGTGATCGAATTGACGCGCGGCAACGAGCACACGACGCAACAGCTGCCCTGGAAATCGCATTACCATGGACTGTTGGGAGTGCAACAATCCTTGCGGCGCGATCCCTTGTTGCCGGGGCAGCGGCGGCGGATCGAAGCCCTGTTGCCGGTGCAGTATCAAATCGGTGAGTTTCAGCTTCAGGCCACCGGCAAGGTATCGATTCCGATGCTGGACGGCGACAGCCAGATGTTGACTGAGATCCGCAGCCGATTGCAGCTCGGGCCGGCCGGCAGTGTCGACACCTATCTATGGATCGATGACGCGGGGGAGACGCTGAAAACGTATACCCCGGCGCTGAACTTGACGGCCTATCGCACGGATCAGGCTACCGCCACGGCCGCCGTGTCGGCGGACCGCGATCTGTTGTCGTTGGCCTCGATTCAGCTGCAGGGCGAGGCGCGGCTGGCCGACCCGCTGGACGTCCAGCAGGTGCGGTTTCGGTTGACCGCCACGACCCCCAGCGGGACCGCCATGCCCGCGGAGTTGCCGGAGTTGTCAGCGGCCGTGGGACAGCGAGTCGAAACGGTTGCGGACCCTCCAAGCCTACACGTTCTGGTGCGGTCCGGACTGGATACCGAAGCGGCCGTGGCAGCTGTCGGACCCCAGGATTTAGCCGCCAATCCGTTAATTGATTTCAACGATCGGGGGATTGCCGCGATCGTCAAAGCCCTGGCGGTGAACCCCACCGAAAGTCCGCGGGATACGGTGTTGCAAACGGTGGGGTTTGTACATGAATTTATTCAAAACAAAGACTTTTCGCGAGGTTTTGCAGCCGCCAGCGAGGTCGCCCTGGATCCTGGTGGGGACTGCACCGAACACGCCGTGTTGCTGGCCGCGATCCTCCGCAGCCGCAAAATTCCCACCCGCGTAGTGGCCGGGTTGACCTACGTTCCCACCGCCTCGGGGGCGGAGATGATGTACCACATGTGGAACGTGGCCTACGTTGACGATGGTTGGTTGCCGATCGACGCCACGCTGGGCACCATCGCGCCGGCTAGCCGCATCGCCTTGGTCACCAGCGACCTGTCCAGCGGCAACGAGTACGAGTGTTTAAATCCGATTCTGGGCGTCATGGGCCGGCTGGAAATCGAAGTCCTCACGGATTGA
- the nadD gene encoding nicotinate (nicotinamide) nucleotide adenylyltransferase, producing MRIGLFGGSFDPVHYGHLWIVMAAWEQLQLDELRMLPAAQSPLKPGGVHAAAEQRLEMLRLATGGTDPLIVDDRELRRGGVSYTVETLRSLSAQQDGDEWLLIIGSDSLASFPRWHEPQQILQRATLAVVQRGGDPPIDYTVLQPLCDAAKLRRCQAAEIQMPQIELSSSELRQRVAGGRSIRFRTPRAVEAYIEAQALYRAP from the coding sequence ATGCGAATCGGCTTGTTTGGCGGCTCTTTTGACCCCGTTCATTACGGGCATCTGTGGATTGTCATGGCGGCTTGGGAGCAACTGCAGCTGGACGAATTGCGGATGCTGCCGGCCGCCCAGTCGCCGCTGAAGCCCGGCGGGGTGCATGCGGCAGCCGAGCAGCGATTGGAAATGCTGCGGCTGGCCACCGGCGGCACGGATCCCTTGATCGTCGACGATCGCGAACTGCGGCGCGGCGGTGTCAGTTACACCGTCGAGACGCTGCGGAGCCTGTCTGCGCAGCAGGACGGCGACGAGTGGCTGCTGATCATCGGTTCGGATTCCTTGGCCAGCTTTCCGCGTTGGCACGAGCCGCAGCAGATCCTGCAACGGGCCACGCTGGCCGTCGTGCAGCGGGGCGGCGACCCGCCGATTGATTACACGGTGTTGCAACCGCTATGCGACGCGGCCAAGCTTCGCCGCTGCCAAGCGGCGGAGATTCAGATGCCGCAGATCGAACTGTCCAGCAGCGAACTGCGGCAGCGGGTCGCCGGCGGCAGAAGCATCCGCTTTCGCACCCCGCGAGCGGTCGAAGCCTACATCGAAGCGCAAGCCTTGTACCGCGCCCCGTAG